The following are encoded in a window of Lacinutrix sp. WUR7 genomic DNA:
- a CDS encoding SulP family inorganic anion transporter, translating to MFKTLKSDLPASVVVFFVALPLCLGIALASGAPLFSGVIAGIIGGIVVGALSGSKIGVSGPAAGLAAIVLTAIGTLGGYENFLVAVVLGGVIQLIFGILKAGIIGYYFPSSVIKGMLTGIGIIIILKQIPNFFGYDEASAWDLEFFEIDGGNTFSELFTMLNNIHPGAALIGLISLLLLIFWDKILSKKGKFFEVIQGPFVVVVLGIIFFMLTQNHEVLSIGANHMVSVPIPEDLDSFIGQFSFPNFAAITNPQVWVVAFTIALVASLETLLCVEASDKIDPDKNVTPTNRELLAQGAGNILSGLVGGLPITQVIVRSSANIQSGGKTKLSTIIHGLLLLLSVVLIPSLLNKIPLSVLASILLIVGFKLAKPSLFKKMYSLGWKQSVPFFVTVIGIVFTDLLVGIGLGLAVGIVVILLKSYQNSHFLHIEDNSNGKHRIKMELAEEVTFFNKGAILKELDSLPRDTYLEFDVRKTRFLDYDIIEILEDFAFKAKERNIDIKLISKRGVVENPPSFIEFFQLRPKSNISLS from the coding sequence ATGTTTAAAACATTAAAAAGCGACTTGCCTGCAAGTGTCGTCGTGTTTTTTGTTGCATTACCTTTATGTTTAGGTATTGCATTAGCCAGTGGAGCCCCACTTTTTTCAGGAGTTATAGCCGGAATTATAGGAGGAATAGTAGTAGGAGCCTTAAGTGGTTCTAAAATTGGTGTAAGTGGCCCTGCTGCCGGACTTGCAGCAATTGTATTAACAGCAATTGGAACTTTAGGAGGTTATGAAAACTTTTTAGTTGCTGTTGTTTTAGGAGGTGTTATTCAATTAATTTTTGGTATTCTAAAAGCTGGTATTATTGGCTATTATTTTCCGTCATCGGTGATTAAAGGAATGCTTACAGGTATTGGTATTATCATTATCTTAAAACAAATCCCTAACTTTTTTGGTTACGATGAAGCGTCAGCTTGGGATTTAGAGTTTTTTGAAATAGATGGAGGAAATACCTTTTCAGAATTGTTTACGATGCTAAATAATATTCATCCAGGAGCTGCTTTAATTGGTCTTATTAGTTTGTTACTTTTAATATTTTGGGATAAAATATTGAGTAAAAAAGGAAAGTTCTTCGAAGTGATTCAAGGCCCTTTTGTAGTGGTAGTATTAGGTATCATATTTTTTATGCTTACCCAAAATCACGAGGTATTATCTATTGGAGCAAACCACATGGTTAGTGTTCCAATTCCAGAAGATTTAGATTCTTTTATCGGACAGTTTAGTTTTCCGAATTTTGCAGCAATTACAAATCCACAAGTATGGGTTGTTGCTTTTACTATTGCTTTAGTAGCAAGTTTAGAAACTTTATTGTGTGTTGAAGCATCGGATAAAATTGATCCAGACAAAAACGTGACACCTACTAATAGAGAATTATTGGCGCAAGGTGCAGGTAATATATTATCTGGATTAGTTGGTGGTCTTCCAATAACGCAAGTAATTGTTAGAAGTTCTGCTAATATTCAATCTGGCGGAAAAACGAAACTATCGACTATCATTCACGGACTTTTATTATTATTATCAGTAGTACTTATTCCTTCTTTACTTAATAAAATTCCTTTATCTGTTTTAGCATCTATTTTATTAATTGTAGGTTTCAAATTAGCAAAACCATCGTTATTTAAGAAGATGTACAGTCTAGGTTGGAAACAATCTGTTCCGTTTTTTGTAACGGTTATAGGAATTGTATTTACAGATTTATTAGTAGGTATTGGTTTAGGATTGGCTGTTGGTATTGTTGTTATTTTATTAAAAAGCTACCAAAACTCGCACTTTCTTCATATTGAAGATAATAGTAATGGAAAACATAGAATTAAAATGGAATTAGCTGAAGAAGTAACCTTCTTTAACAAAGGAGCTATTTTAAAAGAATTAGATAGCTTACCAAGAGATACGTATTTAGAATTTGATGTTAGAAAAACAAGGTTTCTGGATTACGATATTATTGAAATTCTTGAAGATTTTGCTTTTAAAGCAAAGGAAAGAAACATTGATATCAAATTAATTTCAAAACGTGGAGTTGTTGAAAATCCGCCAAGCTTTATCGAGTTCTTTCAATTAAGACCAAAATCTAATATTAGTTTAAGTTAA
- a CDS encoding aerotolerance regulator BatC → MKHIVIIIVALFSISSFAQDKEKEEQQMLAQKKANDLVYDANILAANEDYVSAEMEYRKAMSEQPNYTVGAYNLGSSYYKKGIFDEALYRLKQTAKYATTKDEKHRAFHNIGNILMQDKQCKEAAEAFKNALRNNPTDDETRYNYALAKECAEQQQEEQDKQDENKDQNEDNKDQEQDQKDQDQDKEDKKDQEDENKDEEPKDDGEKDKKEGEDKKDEEGNPKDEKEDEGKGGEDEKKEQPKPQPGQLSPQQVKNLLEAMNDQEQKVQDKMNAQKTKGERVQTEKDW, encoded by the coding sequence ATGAAACACATAGTAATAATCATAGTAGCCCTTTTTAGCATTTCTTCTTTTGCCCAAGACAAAGAAAAAGAAGAACAGCAAATGCTTGCGCAAAAAAAAGCGAACGATTTAGTGTATGATGCCAACATTTTGGCAGCTAATGAAGATTATGTTTCGGCAGAAATGGAATATAGAAAAGCCATGTCTGAGCAACCAAACTATACCGTTGGAGCGTATAACTTAGGGAGCTCGTATTACAAAAAAGGCATTTTTGATGAAGCATTATATCGTTTAAAACAAACTGCAAAATATGCAACTACTAAAGACGAAAAACATAGAGCATTCCATAATATAGGTAATATTCTCATGCAGGATAAGCAATGTAAAGAAGCAGCAGAAGCTTTTAAAAACGCATTACGAAATAATCCTACCGATGACGAAACACGTTATAATTATGCTTTAGCAAAAGAATGTGCAGAGCAGCAACAAGAAGAACAAGATAAGCAGGACGAGAATAAAGATCAAAACGAAGATAACAAGGATCAGGAACAAGATCAAAAAGATCAAGACCAGGATAAGGAAGATAAAAAAGATCAGGAAGACGAAAATAAAGACGAAGAGCCTAAAGACGACGGAGAAAAAGATAAGAAGGAAGGCGAGGATAAAAAAGACGAAGAAGGCAATCCTAAAGATGAAAAAGAAGATGAAGGGAAAGGTGGTGAAGATGAGAAAAAAGAACAACCAAAACCACAACCCGGACAATTATCACCACAGCAAGTGAAAAACTTGCTAGAAGCAATGAATGATCAAGAGCAGAAAGTACAAGATAAAATGAATGCTCAAAAAACAAAAGGAGAAAGAGTACAAACCGAAAAAGATTGGTAA
- a CDS encoding tetratricopeptide repeat protein, with translation MKQIIYILTFLLTTLSVAQNNTLFEEGNTLYNEGKFTEAIAKYESILDAKKHSASLYFNLGNAHYKLNNIAPSIYYYEKALQLSPNDKEIQNNIAFARNMTVDAIDVVPEVGFTKLFKNLTNTLSFNGWAYASVIAVVLFVLLSLLYYFSYSTTRKRLAFIGSSSFLFLASISLFFAFHKFDIDKKNKPAIVFSQEAKVKSEPNLRSEESFRLHEGTKVLILDTVNNWKKIKLTDGKVGWISNDDIKALNEI, from the coding sequence ATGAAACAAATAATTTACATACTAACTTTTTTACTAACTACGCTTTCTGTAGCACAAAATAACACGCTTTTTGAAGAAGGAAATACGTTATATAACGAGGGGAAATTTACGGAAGCAATTGCTAAATATGAAAGTATTTTAGATGCTAAAAAACATTCTGCTTCTTTGTATTTTAATCTTGGAAATGCACATTATAAACTAAATAATATTGCACCTAGTATTTACTATTATGAAAAGGCATTACAGCTTTCCCCTAACGATAAAGAAATACAAAACAATATCGCTTTTGCAAGAAATATGACTGTAGATGCTATAGATGTTGTGCCAGAAGTAGGTTTTACTAAACTATTTAAAAATCTTACAAATACGCTTAGTTTTAATGGCTGGGCTTATGCTTCGGTTATTGCTGTGGTTTTATTTGTATTATTGTCTTTATTGTATTATTTCAGCTATTCAACAACAAGAAAAAGGTTAGCTTTTATAGGTAGTTCTAGTTTTTTATTTTTAGCATCTATCTCTTTATTTTTTGCGTTTCATAAATTTGATATCGATAAAAAGAATAAACCAGCCATTGTGTTTTCACAAGAAGCTAAGGTTAAAAGCGAACCTAATTTAAGAAGCGAAGAATCGTTTCGATTACATGAAGGAACTAAAGTTTTAATTTTAGACACGGTAAATAATTGGAAAAAAATTAAACTTACAGATGGTAAAGTGGGTTGGATTTCTAATGATGATATTAAAGCATTAAATGAAATTTAA
- a CDS encoding VWA domain-containing protein has product MFEGIEFLNKEFFWLFLLLPLALLWYVFKHNKQTAELKISSLKGFKVTNSWLPKLRHLLFALRLAALAALITAMARPRTVDVSTKTKTTRGIDIVMAIDVSASMLAKDLRPNRLEALKEVAAEFIAGRPNDRIGLVEYAGESYTKTPITSDKAIVIRSLNDIKYNTIIEGGTAIGMGLATSVNRLKDSKAKSKVIILLTDGVNNSGFIDPKIASELALEYGIKVYTIGIGTNGMALSPYATNPNGTFQYARVQVEIDEALLQEIADATGGRYFRATNNKKLAEIYNEINKLEKTEIEEFKFYNYEEKYRPLVLLAGLLLALELLLRFTIFRSFV; this is encoded by the coding sequence ATGTTTGAAGGAATAGAATTTTTAAATAAAGAATTTTTCTGGTTGTTTTTATTACTTCCATTAGCATTGCTATGGTATGTTTTTAAGCATAATAAGCAAACAGCAGAATTAAAGATATCCAGTTTAAAAGGGTTTAAAGTAACCAACTCTTGGTTGCCAAAACTAAGGCACTTGTTATTTGCTTTGCGTTTAGCAGCTTTAGCAGCATTAATAACTGCAATGGCAAGACCAAGAACGGTAGATGTTTCAACAAAAACAAAAACCACTCGAGGTATAGATATTGTGATGGCAATAGATGTTTCGGCAAGTATGTTGGCGAAAGATTTAAGACCTAATCGTTTAGAGGCTTTAAAAGAAGTTGCAGCAGAATTTATTGCAGGAAGGCCAAATGATAGAATTGGTTTGGTAGAATATGCTGGTGAAAGTTATACAAAAACACCAATTACTAGTGATAAAGCAATTGTAATACGATCGCTTAACGATATAAAATACAACACGATTATTGAAGGAGGAACTGCAATAGGAATGGGTTTAGCAACCTCTGTAAACCGTTTAAAAGATAGTAAAGCCAAGAGTAAAGTAATTATATTACTTACAGACGGAGTTAACAATTCTGGTTTTATAGATCCTAAAATTGCAAGTGAATTAGCGTTAGAATATGGTATTAAAGTATACACAATAGGGATAGGTACAAACGGAATGGCGCTATCTCCTTACGCAACAAATCCAAACGGGACTTTTCAATACGCAAGAGTACAAGTAGAAATTGATGAAGCCCTACTTCAAGAAATTGCAGATGCAACTGGAGGAAGATATTTTAGAGCAACAAACAATAAGAAGCTTGCCGAAATTTATAATGAAATAAACAAACTAGAAAAAACAGAAATCGAAGAATTTAAATTTTATAATTACGAAGAAAAATATCGTCCGTTAGTATTATTAGCAGGACTTTTATTAGCATTAGAATTATTACTGCGTTTCACTATTTTTAGAAGTTTTGTGTAA
- a CDS encoding DUF58 domain-containing protein: protein MDTKELLKKVRKIEIKTRRLSDHIFGGEYHSTFKGRGMTFSEVRQYQYGDDVRNIDWNVTARTNLPHIKVFEEERELIMMLMVDISGSELFGTEEQFKNEVVTEIAATLAFSATQNNDKIGLILFTDDVELYIPPKKGRSHVLRIIRELIEFKPKSKGTNVAEALKFMRNVMKKKAIVFVLSDFIADDYKQTLKIAAGKHDVTGIRVFDKREEEMPNIGMVQMQDEETGEFLLVNTQSKTVRKNYSKFYHEKVAYYKDSFAKSGAGTIDCRVDESYVKKLLGYFKRRG from the coding sequence ATGGATACCAAAGAATTACTAAAAAAAGTACGAAAAATTGAGATTAAGACACGCCGTTTGTCTGATCATATTTTTGGAGGAGAATACCATTCTACCTTTAAAGGTCGTGGTATGACTTTTTCTGAAGTAAGACAGTATCAATATGGCGATGATGTTCGTAATATAGATTGGAATGTAACGGCAAGAACCAATCTTCCACATATTAAAGTTTTTGAAGAAGAACGGGAGCTTATTATGATGCTTATGGTGGATATTTCTGGATCGGAATTATTTGGAACCGAAGAGCAATTTAAAAATGAAGTGGTAACAGAAATCGCAGCAACATTAGCATTTTCTGCAACACAGAATAATGATAAAATAGGGCTTATTTTATTTACCGACGACGTAGAACTTTATATTCCGCCTAAAAAAGGAAGATCGCATGTATTGCGTATTATTCGTGAGCTTATAGAATTTAAACCAAAAAGTAAAGGCACTAATGTTGCAGAAGCATTGAAGTTTATGCGTAACGTAATGAAAAAGAAAGCCATTGTTTTTGTGCTTTCCGATTTTATTGCAGACGATTATAAACAAACCTTAAAAATAGCAGCAGGAAAACACGATGTAACCGGAATTAGAGTATTTGATAAACGCGAAGAAGAAATGCCAAACATTGGTATGGTTCAAATGCAAGATGAAGAAACAGGAGAGTTCCTTTTGGTAAATACACAATCTAAAACCGTACGTAAAAACTATTCGAAATTCTATCATGAAAAAGTAGCATATTATAAAGATAGTTTTGCTAAGTCTGGAGCAGGAACCATAGATTGTAGAGTAGATGAAAGTTATGTAAAAAAGCTTTTAGGTTATTTTAAAAGAAGAGGATAA
- a CDS encoding BatD family protein → MKSKNFRYNNTNASVFGLPFSGLFTFAFLLLPLFLAAQVTATIDSTSIKIGEQITYKVQVETDTTNVVVFPEGQTFLPLEMIQSYAIDTTKEDAKYKLIKKYGLTQFDSGAFTIPRQKIVIGTKVFQTDSLQIEVKNIVVDTTKQGLYDIKPIIEVEKSPSQWWKYLLLTLLVLSLLSFLLYWFIWRTKPLTKEEKIALLPPYDRAKLALQNLDETNYLQNAELKDYYSELTFIIRKYLDEKVYDRALESTTDELITRLNILKDGNQIDITKDDIKNIETILKRADLVKFAKSAPDVELAKLDRNTIDLEIDQVKEALPEPTEEEKLQDQKYQELQEKKQKRNKIIITAAIVVGLCIATFVGFGLKYGFGYVKDTIIGNESKELLEGDWVTSDYGFPAITISTPEVLKRDNPPIPEEIKAKLQMTVFSFGNVSEALSVKLSTLKVSPQEGPEKQGGQEEIDLNQVSEKAIQQLENQGVSNLLVKKEKFVTPNNAEGLKTYGTASLPVANTDKYYDGEYVLLHFTAENVIQEIAITYRKGDVYAQEIAERIVNSVELVKEEVAKKEQEEN, encoded by the coding sequence ATGAAGAGTAAGAATTTTAGATATAATAATACAAATGCTTCCGTTTTCGGTCTTCCGTTTTCGGGTCTTTTTACTTTTGCCTTTTTACTTTTGCCTTTATTTTTAGCAGCGCAAGTAACTGCAACAATAGATTCTACTTCCATAAAAATAGGAGAGCAAATAACCTATAAAGTACAAGTAGAAACAGATACTACAAATGTTGTGGTTTTTCCGGAAGGACAAACATTTCTTCCTTTAGAAATGATACAATCTTATGCTATAGATACCACAAAAGAAGATGCTAAATACAAACTAATTAAAAAGTATGGTTTAACACAATTTGATTCTGGCGCATTTACTATTCCAAGACAGAAAATTGTAATTGGTACTAAAGTATTTCAAACCGATTCTTTACAAATAGAGGTAAAAAATATTGTAGTAGACACTACAAAACAAGGGTTGTACGATATTAAACCAATTATTGAAGTAGAGAAAAGTCCGAGTCAATGGTGGAAATATCTTTTGCTAACGTTACTAGTTTTATCTTTATTAAGTTTCTTATTATATTGGTTTATTTGGAGAACAAAACCACTTACAAAAGAAGAGAAAATTGCATTGCTTCCGCCTTATGATAGAGCGAAATTAGCACTGCAAAATTTAGATGAAACCAACTATTTGCAAAATGCAGAATTAAAAGATTACTATTCCGAGTTAACCTTTATTATTAGAAAATATCTAGACGAAAAAGTATATGATCGCGCATTAGAGAGTACAACCGATGAGTTGATAACACGATTAAACATCCTTAAAGATGGTAACCAAATAGATATTACTAAAGACGATATTAAAAATATTGAAACTATTTTAAAGCGTGCAGATTTAGTAAAGTTTGCCAAGTCTGCTCCAGATGTAGAGCTAGCAAAATTAGATAGAAATACTATTGATTTAGAGATAGATCAAGTAAAAGAAGCGTTGCCAGAACCAACCGAAGAAGAAAAACTACAAGACCAAAAATATCAAGAACTACAAGAGAAAAAACAAAAACGCAATAAGATAATTATTACAGCAGCAATAGTTGTAGGTCTTTGTATTGCCACTTTTGTAGGCTTTGGTTTAAAATACGGTTTTGGTTATGTAAAAGATACTATTATTGGTAATGAAAGTAAAGAGTTGTTAGAAGGTGATTGGGTAACAAGTGATTATGGTTTTCCAGCAATTACTATTAGCACACCAGAAGTTTTAAAAAGAGATAATCCACCAATTCCCGAAGAAATAAAAGCAAAATTACAGATGACTGTTTTTAGTTTTGGTAATGTTTCAGAAGCCTTAAGTGTTAAACTCTCTACGCTAAAAGTTAGTCCACAAGAAGGTCCCGAAAAACAGGGAGGTCAAGAAGAAATAGATTTAAATCAAGTTTCCGAAAAGGCAATTCAGCAATTAGAAAATCAAGGCGTTAGCAATTTACTTGTTAAAAAAGAAAAATTTGTAACTCCTAATAATGCCGAAGGATTAAAAACCTATGGAACAGCGAGTCTTCCTGTAGCAAATACAGATAAATATTATGATGGCGAATATGTACTTTTACATTTTACGGCAGAAAATGTAATACAAGAAATTGCCATTACATATAGAAAGGGAGATGTCTATGCACAAGAAATTGCAGAAAGAATTGTTAATTCTGTAGAACTTGTAAAAGAAGAAGTTGCAAAAAAAGAACAAGAAGAAAATTAA
- a CDS encoding BatD family protein — translation MKTIKHITILFILLATSIASAQVKFEAKTSKKKLGVNERLRIDFEMNEDGDNFNPPSFQDFTVVAGPNQSVSHSWMNGKKSFNKTYSYFLAPKKQGKFTINQATIEINGETYKTTPITVVVSKAVSKPNDPNNPDILIEDNIHLVAEVSKTNPYLNEGITVVYKLYVSPNTGVSNWRETDSPRYNDFWSQNIDIKGLKILKGTYKGEDYRYVVLRKTVLYPQKTGKLEIEPLSLDITVDVPTSRRNIFGERLMTQAHKTISAGSRKINVKPLPENNKPANFTGAVGDFDFKVATSKTALNASESLQATVAVSGNGNLKLFELPKLSLPSSLEVYEPENTDNVRTTINGMQGTRGQSYTVVPQFKGKYPLPSISFSYFDLKTESYKTLSSDELIIDVLEGPTNNEGTTNNAITNGSDKQPVLSNDQFAFIKTNANLVSTTKKDFFKSTGFWTALLGPLLAIPLAIVFRNKREERMADVTGNKVRKADKLAKKYLSAAKRALGQKEAFYVALEKALHNYLKAKLQIETSDFTKDTITEILNERQVENTTVLEFVSILKNCELARYTPITQVEMQQDYEKASRTISEIDKQIR, via the coding sequence ATGAAAACAATAAAACACATAACAATACTATTTATACTACTTGCAACAAGTATCGCTTCTGCACAAGTAAAATTTGAAGCAAAAACAAGCAAGAAGAAACTTGGTGTTAATGAACGTTTACGTATTGATTTTGAGATGAATGAGGATGGCGATAATTTTAACCCGCCAAGCTTTCAAGATTTCACTGTAGTTGCAGGTCCAAACCAGTCTGTTAGTCATTCTTGGATGAATGGAAAAAAATCATTCAATAAAACCTATAGTTACTTTTTAGCACCAAAAAAACAAGGGAAATTTACCATTAATCAAGCTACTATAGAAATTAATGGAGAAACTTATAAAACAACGCCAATAACAGTCGTTGTTTCTAAAGCGGTAAGCAAGCCAAATGACCCTAATAATCCGGATATTTTAATAGAAGATAATATTCATTTAGTTGCAGAAGTATCTAAAACAAACCCTTATTTAAACGAAGGAATAACCGTTGTCTATAAATTGTACGTTTCACCAAATACCGGAGTTAGTAATTGGCGAGAAACAGATAGTCCGAGATACAATGATTTCTGGTCACAAAACATAGATATAAAAGGCTTAAAAATTTTAAAAGGAACCTATAAAGGTGAAGACTATAGATATGTTGTTTTACGTAAAACAGTACTTTATCCTCAAAAAACAGGAAAGCTAGAAATTGAACCATTAAGCTTAGATATTACTGTTGATGTTCCTACAAGCAGACGAAATATTTTTGGAGAACGTTTAATGACGCAAGCGCACAAAACCATTTCTGCTGGAAGTAGAAAAATTAATGTGAAACCGTTACCAGAAAATAATAAACCAGCCAATTTTACAGGAGCGGTTGGTGATTTCGATTTTAAAGTAGCGACTTCTAAAACAGCATTAAATGCATCCGAATCCTTACAAGCAACCGTTGCTGTTTCCGGTAATGGAAACTTAAAACTATTCGAATTACCAAAACTAAGCCTTCCTAGTTCCTTAGAGGTTTATGAACCAGAAAACACAGATAATGTAAGAACAACCATAAACGGAATGCAAGGAACACGTGGCCAGAGCTATACGGTTGTTCCGCAATTTAAAGGAAAATACCCTTTACCAAGTATCTCGTTTTCTTATTTTGATTTAAAAACCGAAAGCTACAAAACACTTTCCTCTGATGAGTTAATAATTGATGTGTTAGAAGGGCCAACCAATAACGAGGGAACAACCAATAATGCTATTACAAACGGAAGCGATAAACAACCCGTTTTAAGTAATGATCAATTTGCATTTATTAAAACCAACGCGAATTTAGTTAGCACTACAAAAAAGGATTTCTTTAAATCTACAGGCTTCTGGACCGCTTTATTAGGTCCGCTTTTAGCAATACCATTAGCTATTGTCTTTAGAAACAAACGTGAAGAACGTATGGCAGATGTTACAGGTAATAAAGTTAGAAAAGCAGATAAGCTAGCGAAAAAATATTTAAGTGCAGCAAAACGTGCCTTAGGACAAAAAGAAGCTTTTTATGTAGCGCTTGAAAAGGCATTACATAATTATTTAAAAGCCAAGTTACAAATAGAAACTAGTGATTTCACTAAAGATACGATTACAGAAATATTAAATGAACGACAAGTAGAAAACACGACCGTTTTAGAGTTTGTAAGTATCTTGAAAAATTGCGAATTGGCACGATATACACCAATTACACAAGTTGAAATGCAACAAGATTATGAAAAAGCATCCAGAACCATTTCTGAAATCGATAAGCAAATAAGATAA
- a CDS encoding MoxR family ATPase — translation MMEDTSTVDIKSINEKIEKESAFVDLLTLEMNKVIVGQKDMIERLLIGLLGQGHILLEGVPGLAKTLAINTLSQAVSGSFSRIQFTPDLLPADVTGTLIYNMKENDFKIKKGPIFANFVLADEINRAPAKVQSALLEAMQEKQVTIGDETFKLDKPFLVMATMNPVEQEGTYPLPEAQVDRFMLKTVIDYPKQAEEQLIMRANLKGSWEKVNPVVSVSQILRAQEAVREVYMDEKIEKYILDIIFATRYPEKYKLEDLKPLISFGASPRGSINLATAAKCYAFIKRRGYVIPEDVRAVVYDVLRHRIGITYEAEAENVTSEDIISKIVNEIEVP, via the coding sequence ATGATGGAAGATACAAGTACAGTTGATATTAAGTCAATTAACGAGAAAATTGAAAAAGAGAGTGCTTTTGTAGATTTACTAACACTAGAAATGAATAAAGTAATTGTTGGTCAAAAAGACATGATCGAGAGATTACTTATAGGATTATTAGGTCAAGGACATATCTTATTGGAAGGTGTTCCGGGTCTTGCAAAAACATTAGCAATTAATACACTGTCTCAAGCGGTATCTGGAAGTTTTAGTAGAATACAATTTACACCAGATTTATTACCTGCAGATGTTACTGGAACCTTGATTTATAATATGAAGGAAAACGACTTCAAAATTAAAAAAGGTCCAATATTTGCAAATTTTGTGCTAGCAGATGAGATTAATAGAGCGCCTGCAAAAGTGCAATCTGCTTTATTAGAAGCAATGCAGGAAAAGCAAGTAACGATTGGTGACGAAACTTTTAAATTGGATAAACCATTCTTGGTAATGGCAACGATGAATCCTGTAGAGCAAGAAGGAACATATCCTTTACCAGAAGCGCAAGTGGATAGGTTTATGCTAAAAACAGTTATTGATTACCCAAAGCAAGCAGAAGAACAATTAATCATGCGAGCGAATTTAAAAGGATCTTGGGAAAAAGTAAACCCGGTGGTTTCGGTATCGCAAATACTTAGAGCACAAGAAGCGGTTCGTGAAGTATATATGGATGAGAAAATTGAAAAATATATTCTAGATATCATCTTTGCAACACGTTACCCAGAAAAATATAAATTAGAAGATTTAAAACCATTAATCTCTTTTGGAGCTTCCCCTCGTGGAAGTATTAATCTTGCAACCGCTGCAAAATGTTATGCGTTTATTAAGCGAAGAGGTTATGTAATACCAGAAGATGTTCGTGCTGTAGTGTACGATGTATTACGTCATAGAATTGGTATTACGTATGAAGCAGAAGCTGAAAATGTAACTTCAGAAGACATTATTAGCAAGATTGTTAATGAAATTGAAGTACCATAA
- a CDS encoding VWA domain-containing protein produces MYQLEEKIWFWVLVIIPVIILLFLVLQIWKHKAQKNFANKASLKKLSPNQSLFKSVLKVTIWCLVFASLAIALVNPKVGTKLETVKREGVDIVFAVDVSKSMLAEDIAPNRLDKSKQLVTQIINNLASDRVGIIAYAAKAFPQLPITTDYAAAKMFLQNMNTDMLSSQGTAINGAIELAETYFDNEEQTNRVLIIISDGEDHFGESAIRAAEEASKEGIRIFTIGVGDIKGGRIPIKRNGVVLNYKKDRQGETVITRLNEENLKSIAAEANGVYINGRNTNEVVDTIRDILNKMDKTEFEAKEFADFKDQFQWFIGLAIFLLFIDVFLLERKTAWLKKLNLFNENL; encoded by the coding sequence ATGTATCAATTAGAAGAAAAAATATGGTTTTGGGTTTTAGTGATTATTCCAGTGATAATCCTACTATTTTTGGTGCTTCAAATTTGGAAACATAAAGCACAAAAAAACTTTGCCAATAAAGCAAGCCTAAAAAAATTAAGTCCGAATCAATCCCTTTTTAAGAGCGTATTAAAAGTAACCATTTGGTGTCTGGTATTTGCTAGTTTAGCAATTGCTTTAGTAAACCCAAAGGTTGGTACTAAACTAGAAACCGTAAAACGCGAAGGTGTAGATATTGTATTTGCTGTAGATGTTTCTAAAAGTATGTTGGCAGAAGACATTGCACCAAACAGATTAGATAAGTCGAAACAACTAGTAACGCAAATTATAAATAATCTTGCCAGTGACAGAGTTGGTATTATTGCTTATGCAGCAAAAGCATTTCCGCAATTACCAATAACCACAGATTATGCAGCAGCAAAAATGTTTCTGCAGAACATGAATACAGATATGTTGTCTTCGCAAGGAACAGCAATTAATGGCGCTATAGAATTAGCAGAAACCTATTTTGATAATGAAGAGCAGACTAATAGGGTTTTAATCATTATTTCAGATGGGGAAGATCATTTTGGTGAATCGGCTATTCGTGCAGCAGAAGAAGCGAGTAAAGAAGGAATCCGAATTTTCACCATTGGAGTTGGAGATATTAAAGGAGGTCGAATACCAATAAAAAGAAATGGCGTAGTTTTAAATTATAAAAAAGACAGACAAGGCGAAACGGTAATAACACGCTTAAACGAAGAAAATTTAAAAAGCATTGCTGCAGAAGCAAACGGTGTTTATATTAATGGAAGAAATACGAATGAAGTAGTGGACACCATTAGAGACATTTTAAACAAAATGGATAAAACAGAATTTGAAGCCAAAGAGTTTGCAGATTTTAAAGACCAATTTCAATGGTTTATAGGATTAGCAATATTTCTATTGTTTATTGATGTCTTTTTATTAGAACGAAAAACAGCTTGGCTGAAAAAGTTAAACCTATTCAACGAGAACCTATAA